In Paenibacillus protaetiae, the genomic stretch AGGAGAAATCCGGCCTGCGCGAAGCGGTCGTAACCGGCGAAGGCACCATCGGCGGCTTTCCGGTTGTCGTATGCGTGATGAGCTTTGACTTTTTCAGCGGCAGCATGGGCTCCGTTGTTGGCGAGAAAATTACAAAAGCCATTGAGATGGCAGCCCAGAAAAAATGGCCGCTTCTTATTTTTTCGACTTCGGGCGGCGCGCGTATGCAGGAAAGTATTCTCAGCCTGATGCAAATGGCCAAAACAAGCGCGGCTCTTGCCAAATTCCAAGGCGAAGGCGGTTTGTTTATTTCGGTGCTTACCGATCCGACCATGGGCGGCGTAACGGCGAGCTTCGCAACGCTTGGCGATTACAATTTGGCCGAGCCCGGCGCGTTAATCGGCTTTGCCGGCCGTATCGTGATCGAGCAGACGATCCGTCAGAAGCTTCCTGACAATTTCCAGACATCGGAATTTAATTTGCAGCATGGGCAATTGGACAAGGTTGTTCACCGCAAGGATATGAAATCAACGCTTACCAAGCTGCTTGATATGCATAGTGTAAAGGAGGGAACAACTGATGGCAGGGGAGCTACCGTTTGAGAAACCTATTATCGAACTTCGCGAAAAAATTAATACGCTGAAAAAATTGGCCGAAGATAACGGGATGGATTTCTCGGAAGAGATTACGCGTCTCGAGGACCGCTGCAAGCAGCTGGAACAGGAAATGTACAGCGAACTGAGCCCGGCTCAAAAAATGCATGTGGCGCGCCATCATCAGCGTCCAACCTCGC encodes the following:
- the accD gene encoding acetyl-CoA carboxylase, carboxyltransferase subunit beta, with protein sequence MIKDLFGKKKYATIPSERPKRDIPEGLMNKCPKCGTIQYSKELDKNLKVCSSCGHHYRLNAWERIGMTLDDGRLYEYDADLESLDPLEFPGYASKLKQQKEKSGLREAVVTGEGTIGGFPVVVCVMSFDFFSGSMGSVVGEKITKAIEMAAQKKWPLLIFSTSGGARMQESILSLMQMAKTSAALAKFQGEGGLFISVLTDPTMGGVTASFATLGDYNLAEPGALIGFAGRIVIEQTIRQKLPDNFQTSEFNLQHGQLDKVVHRKDMKSTLTKLLDMHSVKEGTTDGRGATV